The proteins below come from a single Candidatus Aminicenantes bacterium genomic window:
- a CDS encoding GAF domain-containing protein, which produces MDKEKKIARYLRLQTQLAGLLEKTADPLARMATMTALLFHKFDYFFWCGFYRLVAGDLIVGPYQGPLACQVLARGKGVCWAGIKEEKTIVVPDVRQFPGHIACDARSLSEIVVPYRDKNGKVAGVLDVDSDRLAQFDDVDARQLEIIIALLHSAAAGHEKKSG; this is translated from the coding sequence GTGGACAAGGAAAAAAAAATCGCCCGTTACCTGCGGCTGCAAACGCAGCTGGCCGGGCTGCTCGAAAAAACCGCTGACCCGCTGGCCCGCATGGCCACGATGACGGCGCTGCTATTTCACAAGTTCGATTACTTTTTTTGGTGCGGCTTCTACCGCCTGGTCGCGGGCGACCTGATCGTCGGCCCGTACCAGGGGCCGCTGGCCTGCCAGGTGCTGGCCAGGGGCAAGGGGGTGTGCTGGGCCGGCATCAAGGAGGAAAAGACGATCGTCGTTCCCGACGTGCGGCAATTTCCCGGCCACATCGCCTGCGATGCGCGATCGCTTTCCGAGATCGTCGTGCCTTACCGGGACAAGAACGGGAAAGTGGCCGGGGTACTGGACGTCGACAGCGACCGGCTGGCCCAATTCGACGACGTTGACGCCCGGCAACTGGAAATAATCATCGCTTTGCTCCATAGCGCAGCGGCCGGCCATGAAAAAAAATCAGGCTGA
- a CDS encoding alkaline phosphatase, whose protein sequence is MKKNQADRGETIMRHRSRSGLCSFGVIVLSAFSCAFATAKPLDNGKHVKNVILMVADGTGVAQWTLARWFNGGGPLAQDEWTCGLLRTYGANTPLTDSAPAATAFATGFKSYSGFVGVLPDKASMWGIDPQQGVDAQCRPLVTVLEAARLSGRATGIVVTCEIPHATPAAFSAHDVQRKDFEAIVKQQVYNGIDVVLGGGAMYLQPQNREDGEDLATVLCRKGYRLINSREEMLGVQSGRVWGLFAEQDLANDLDRSAAEPSLAEMTAKAIALLQANKKGFFLMVEGSKIDWAAHDNEPVGVVSEVLAFNRAVETAIAFARRDNDTAVIVLSDHGCGGLSIGEREANRLGERPGLAALIDPLRRARHTAEGVEKRLLAAGDLSAAAIHARVASEYGVELNDEELERVQAYFANRHKDQFGLASLIGPILSRAAYLGWTTDGHTGEDVPLAIFHPHGYRLNGVVQNMAVAWYIDEIMNLKLREWNQVLYLPAMAAFAAKGAMITIEESTPGNKVLVVRKGRQVLHLPANKNEADLDGRTITLRSLVVYNGKAFFVPAEALALIK, encoded by the coding sequence ATGAAAAAAAATCAGGCTGATCGGGGAGAAACCATCATGCGTCATCGGTCCAGATCCGGTTTGTGCTCGTTTGGGGTCATTGTCTTGTCCGCGTTCAGCTGCGCTTTTGCTACCGCCAAACCGCTGGACAACGGCAAGCATGTCAAAAATGTTATCCTGATGGTCGCCGACGGCACCGGCGTCGCCCAATGGACCCTGGCCCGCTGGTTCAACGGCGGCGGGCCGCTCGCCCAGGACGAGTGGACCTGCGGCCTGCTGCGCACCTACGGGGCCAATACACCCCTGACCGATTCGGCCCCGGCCGCTACCGCCTTCGCGACCGGTTTTAAAAGTTACAGCGGTTTTGTCGGCGTCCTGCCCGACAAAGCTTCCATGTGGGGCATCGATCCCCAACAGGGAGTCGATGCGCAATGCCGGCCACTGGTCACGGTGCTGGAAGCCGCCAGGCTCAGCGGCAGGGCGACCGGGATCGTCGTGACCTGCGAAATTCCCCACGCCACGCCGGCCGCTTTTTCTGCCCATGATGTGCAGCGCAAGGATTTTGAAGCCATTGTAAAACAGCAGGTCTATAACGGCATCGATGTCGTCCTGGGAGGCGGCGCCATGTATCTCCAGCCGCAAAACCGCGAGGACGGGGAAGACTTGGCAACGGTGCTGTGCCGGAAAGGCTACCGGCTGATCAATAGCCGGGAAGAGATGCTTGGCGTTCAGTCGGGCCGAGTCTGGGGGCTTTTCGCTGAACAGGACTTGGCCAACGACCTGGACCGCTCGGCCGCGGAACCGAGCCTGGCGGAAATGACTGCCAAGGCTATCGCCCTCCTGCAGGCCAACAAAAAAGGCTTTTTCCTCATGGTTGAGGGGAGCAAGATCGACTGGGCGGCGCATGACAACGAACCGGTCGGGGTGGTGAGCGAGGTTCTGGCTTTCAACCGGGCGGTGGAAACGGCCATCGCCTTCGCCCGCCGCGACAACGACACGGCGGTGATCGTGCTATCGGACCATGGCTGCGGGGGATTATCCATCGGCGAACGGGAGGCGAACCGCCTGGGGGAGAGGCCGGGGCTCGCGGCATTGATCGATCCGCTGCGCCGGGCCAGGCATACCGCCGAAGGGGTGGAAAAAAGGCTGCTGGCGGCTGGCGATCTGAGCGCCGCCGCCATCCACGCCCGCGTCGCCAGCGAGTACGGGGTGGAACTCAATGACGAGGAACTGGAGCGCGTGCAAGCGTATTTTGCCAACCGGCACAAGGATCAGTTCGGCCTGGCCTCCCTCATCGGCCCTATCCTCAGCCGCGCCGCCTATCTGGGCTGGACGACCGACGGCCACACCGGCGAGGACGTGCCGCTGGCCATTTTCCATCCACATGGCTACCGCCTGAACGGCGTCGTCCAGAATATGGCAGTCGCCTGGTACATCGACGAGATCATGAACCTCAAACTACGCGAATGGAACCAGGTCTTATATCTGCCCGCCATGGCGGCATTCGCCGCCAAGGGCGCCATGATTACCATCGAGGAGTCCACGCCCGGAAATAAAGTGCTGGTTGTCAGAAAGGGGAGGCAGGTACTGCATTTGCCTGCCAACAAGAACGAGGCCGACCTGGACGGGCGGACGATCACCTTGCGCTCTCTGGTAGTCTACAACGGCAAGGCCTTCTTCGTTCCCGCCGAGGCCCTGGCGCTGATAAAATAA
- a CDS encoding DUF4065 domain-containing protein, whose translation MLNIFKKLTNKWLYVIKIRKEEIDMGSKIDLKEAIKSNQKFKELILYISKQCERDDKFGATKLNKLLFYCDFEAYRQWGKSITGKEYQKLAEGPAPRCMLPVRDEMINIDKSLSISPTPFHNLKQDRFIPLREPNTKLFKKEEIELINEIIEKYRDFNGREISFESHKFIGYRIMEFNETIPYSLALIGNRPPTEKEIEYGNSLINER comes from the coding sequence ATGCTCAATATTTTTAAAAAATTGACAAATAAATGGTTGTATGTTATTAAAATTAGAAAGGAAGAGATAGATATGGGAAGCAAGATTGATTTAAAAGAAGCAATTAAAAGTAACCAAAAATTCAAAGAACTAATTCTATATATTTCTAAACAATGTGAAAGAGATGATAAATTTGGTGCAACAAAACTTAATAAATTATTGTTTTATTGCGATTTTGAAGCATATCGGCAATGGGGGAAGTCTATAACCGGAAAGGAGTATCAAAAATTGGCCGAAGGCCCGGCCCCACGTTGTATGCTGCCGGTAAGAGATGAAATGATTAATATAGATAAATCGCTTTCAATTTCTCCAACACCCTTTCACAATCTAAAACAAGATAGATTCATTCCCCTACGCGAACCCAACACAAAATTATTTAAAAAAGAAGAAATAGAACTCATTAATGAAATAATAGAAAAATATCGTGATTTTAATGGGCGTGAAATTAGTTTTGAATCACACAAATTCATTGGATATAGAATTATGGAATTTAATGAAACTATTCCATATTCGCTTGCCCTGATTGGAAATCGTCCACCGACGGAAAAAGAAATTGAATATGGCAATTCACTTATAAATGAAAGGTGA